A genome region from Solanum pennellii chromosome 12, SPENNV200 includes the following:
- the LOC114075108 gene encoding uncharacterized protein LOC114075108 → MEHMQQLFQMFQTLNKNSTNIEPGTSQTVRVAEKLNFTNYTKWCKLMQIAIGGRGRLNHIIVNPISPDDPEYQQWAQKDSMVISWIIENIDGDLVNQFLDYKTARDLWKGIETLLSSGRDELQIYDLNTKATSMKQGIDTIEVYFSKLNTLWKEIDRRMPNPMKCAEDITLFNSFIQRQRLYQFLAGVNDSLDKEKRDILNLDPLPTIDAAYATIRREIARRGIMTGNSSLERGPSEIGSGLVTQRRSDSSFSRSDSSFRREDKTHLKCSHCGGTKHTKEGCFKLIGYPEWWEDLRQRKAATKVTKTGGKANAAIGEGEPTSEASSTTVTNRRAGTGEASSTSVTDRRTGCSDGADHWSWY, encoded by the exons ATGGAACATATGCAACAACTGTTTCAAATGTTCCAAAcactcaacaaaaattcaaccAACATCGAACCAGGGACTTCACAAACAGTGCGAGTCGCGGAAAAATTAAACTTCACCAATTACACCAAATGGTGTAAACTGATGCAGATAGCAATTGGTGGCCGGGGAAGACTCAATCACATCATCGTCAACCCCATTTCACCAGACGATCCAGAATACCAGCAATGGGCTCAAAAAGATTCGATGGTCATTTCATGGATCATCGAGAATATTGACGGAGATCTCGTGAATCAGTTCTTGGACTACAAAACTGCCCGAGATTTATGGAAAGGCATCGAAACTCTACTCAGTAGCGGCAGAGATGAATTGCAGATCTATGATCTGAACACAAAGGCAACCTCTATGAAACAAGGGATAGACACGATAGAGGTGTATTTCAGCAAATTAAATACCCTCTGGAAAGAAATCGATAGACGAATGCCGAACCCAATGAAATGCGCAGAAGACATCACACTGTTCAACTCATTTATACAACGACAAAGGCTGTACCAGTTTCTGGCTGGTGTGAATGATTCACTTGACAAAGAAAAGCGAGACATCCTGAATTTAGATCCCCTTCCAACCATTGATGCCGCATATGCCACCATCAGACGAGAAATTGCTCGTCGTGGCATAATGACCGGCAACTCATCACTGGAACGAGGTCCCTCAGAGATCGGAAGTGGTCTTGTCACTCAACGCCGGTCAGATTCTTCATTTAGCCGGTCAGATTCATCATTCCGGCGAGAGGACAAAACTCACCTCAAATGCAGCCACTGCGGAGGAACCAAACACACCAAGGAAGGATGCTTTAAGCTCATCGGCTACCCAGAATGGTGGGAAGATCTGAGACAGCGTAAAGCCGCCACCAAGGTAACAAAGACCGGCGGCAAGGCTAACGCCGCCATCGGAGAAGGAGAACCGACCAGCGAGGCTTCGTCAACCACTGTCACCAACAGGCGAGCGGGTACCGGCGAGGCTTCGTCGACCAGCGTTACCGACAGGAGAACAG GATGCTCAGACGGGGCGGATCATTGGTCGTGGTATTGA
- the LOC107005876 gene encoding pentatricopeptide repeat-containing protein At4g32430, mitochondrial, translated as MFTRRLTAQNLCSFHNAHQLFDTITKPALISIHHSMLNYIQQNRKIEALKLFKNQLQMGISEIDEVVVALALKGCREDVNLGTQVHSLAIRSGFIEHVTVPNSLMSMYSKTGNFNNAMCVFDGLKFPDRVSYNTLLSGFENSKEALCFVHWMHSVGVVFDAVSYTTAISHCTDEEEFLVGSQLHSLVMRFGVDNDVFVGNALVTMYSKCGYIVEGERVFLEMSCKDLVSWNALLSGYAQEGGYSWEAASGFREMMREGVKPDHVSFTSAVSACGQEMCLELAKQIHGLVIKMAYGTHVSVCNVLISLYYKCDVTEDANKVFQSMNERNVVSWTTMLSMNNENVVSIFNGMRRDGVYPNHVTFVGLVHSITVKNSLTEGTMVHGFCLKTNFFSELNVANSFVTMYAKFELMEDVLKVFEELDQRDLISWNALISGYAQNGMSREALQTFLSASMELPPNEYTFGSVLSAIASSECISLKHGQRCHACLIKRGLNSNPIVSGALLDMYAKRGSISESQGVFNEVSDRSQVSWTAIISAHSRHGDYESVMALFEEMKKKGVSPDSITFLSILTACGRKGMVDTGIDIFNSMVRDYSIEPSSEHYACMVDMFGRAGRLQEAEFFLAQIPGGPGLSVLQSLLGACRIYGNVDMATRVANTLIALEPEQSGSYVLMSNLFAEKGQWDKVANIRKGMRDKGVKKEIGFSWVDVGSIEYSLNLHGFSSDDKSHPQTEEIYWMAECIGSELKHLERDKEESEFVTLAYII; from the coding sequence atgtttaCCCGCCGTCTAACTGCTCAAAATTTGTGTTCATTTCACAATGCGCACCAACTGTTTGATACAATTACTAAACCAGCTCTTATCTCCATTCACCATTCCATGCTCAATTATATACAGCAAAACCGCAAAATTGAAGCTCTTAAGCTCTTCAAGAATCAGCTACAAATGGGTATATCAGAAATTGATGAAGTTGTTGTAGCTTTAGCTCTAAAGGGTTGTCGAGAAGATGTAAATCTTGGAACTCAAGTTCATAGCTTGGCGATAAGGAGTGGTTTCATTGAGCATGTAACTGTTCCAAATTCATTGATGAGTATGTATAGTAAAACTGGAAACTTTAATAATGCTATGTGTGTGTTTGATGGCTTGAAGTTCCCAGATAGAGTTTCATATAATACCCTGCTTTCGGGGTTCGAAAATAGTAAAGAGGCATTGTGTTTTGTTCATTGGATGCATTCCGTTGGGGTTGTTTTCGATGCTGTAAGTTATACTACTGCTATTAGTCATTGTACGGATGAAGAGGAATTTCTTGTTGGCAGTCAGTTGCATTCTcttgtgatgaggtttggagtTGATAATGATGTTTTCGTTGGAAATGCACTTGTTACTATGTATTCAAAGTGTGGTTATATAGTGGAAGGTGAAAGAGTGTTTCTTGAAATGTCGTGTAAGGATTTGGTTTCGTGGAATGCATTGCTCTCGGGGTATGCACAGGAAGGGGGTTATTCATGGGAAGCTGCCTCGGGATTTAGGGAAATGATGAGGGAAGGGGTGAAACCTGATCATGTGTCGTTTACTAGTGCTGTATCTGCTTGTGGACAGGAGATGTGTTTGGAGCTTGCGAAGCAGATACATGGTTTGGTCATTAAAATGGCGTATGGTACTCATGTTTCGGTGTGTAATGTTTTGATATCATTGTATTACAAGTGCGATGTGACTGAAGATGCGAACAAGGTTTTCCAAAGTATGAATGAACGTAACGTTGTGTCTTGGACAACAATGCTTTCCATGAATAATGAGAATGTTGTATCTATTTTCAATGGGATGCGGAGAGATGGGGTTTACCCCAATCACGTTACGTTTGTTGGATTAGTTCATTCTATAACTGTCAAGAATTCGTTGACAGAAGGCACAATGGTTCACGGATTTTGTTTAAAGACAAACTTCTTCTCTGAACTGAATGTTGCTAATAGCTTCGTTACCATGTATGCTAAGTTTGAATTAATGGAAGACGTGTTAAAGGTTTTTGAAGAGCTTGACCAAAGAGATCTCATATCATGGAACGCTTTGATTTCTGGATATGCTCAAAATGGAATGTCTCGAGAAGCTTTACAAACATTCTTGTCAGCGTCAATGGAGTTACCACCAAATGAATACACGTTTGGCAGTGTCTTGAGCGCAATTGCCTCATCTGAGTGTATTTCATTGAAGCATGGCCAGCGATGCCATGCTTGTTTGATAAAGCGGGGATTAAACAGCAATCCAATTGTTTCAGGTGCTCTCCTTGACATGTACGCAAAACGTGGGAGTATCTCTGAATCTCAAGGAGTTTTCAATGAGGTCTCAGACAGGAGTCAAGTATCATGGACTGCGATTATATCTGCTCATTCGAGGCATGGTGATTATGAATCAGTTATGGCTTTGTTTGAggagatgaagaagaaaggCGTGAGTCCTGACTCAATAACGTTTCTTTCTATACTAACAGCATGTGGTCGAAAAGGAATGGTTGATACGGGAATAGATATCTTCAATTCCATGGTTAGAGATTACTCCATCGAACCATCTTCAGAGCACTACGCGTGTATGGTGGACATGTTTGGTCGGGCAGGGAGGCTACAGGAAGCTGAATTTTTCCTGGCTCAGATTCCCGGAGGACCTGGATTATCTGTGCTGCAAAGCTTACTTGGTGCTTGTAGGATTTACGGAAATGTTGACATGGCAACAAGAGTAGCCAATACATTGATCGCGTTAGAACCAGAGCAGTCAGGCTCATATGTCTTGATGTCGAATTTGTTTGCAGAGAAGGGGCAGTGGGATAAGGTAGCGAACATCAGAAAAGGAATGCGAGACAAGGGAGTGAAGAAAGAGATAGGATTCAGCTGGGTAGATGTAGGTAGCATTGAGTATTCTTTGAATTTGCACGGATTTTCATCGGATGACAAGTCTCACCCGCAGACTGAGGAGATATATTGGATGGCGGAATGTATAGGTTCAGAGCTGAAACATTTGGAGCGCGACAAAGAAGAAAGTGAGTTCGTGACATTAGCCTATATTATATGA
- the LOC107006985 gene encoding flowering-promoting factor 1-like protein 3 has product MSGVWIFKNGVVRLENPGDCHVSSTTGHRKVLVHVPSNEVITCYANLEKKLYNLGWERYYDDPQLLQYHKRSTIHLISLPIDFNRFKSIHMYDIVVKNRNEFEVRDM; this is encoded by the coding sequence ATGTCAGGTGTTTGGATTTTCAAAAACGGCGTCGTCCGGCTAGAAAACCCCGGTGACTGCCACGTCAGCTCCACGACCGGTCATCGGAAAGTTCTAGTACATGTTCCTAGTAATGAAGTCATTACATGTTAtgcaaatcttgaaaaaaagcTTTATAATCTTGGATGGGAAAGGTATTATGATGATCCACAACTTCTTCAATACCACAAAAGATCCACAATTCATCTTATTTCCCTCCCAATTGATTTTAATAGGTTTAAATCCATTCATATGTATGACATTGTTGTTAAAAATCGAAATGAATTTGAAGTTAGAGATATGTAA